tgcaacttccacctcccaggttcaagtgattctcctgcctcaacctcctgagtagctgagattacaggtgcacaccaccccacccggctaagttttgtatttttagtgagacggggtttcaccatattggccaggctggtctcaaactcctgacctcatgatcctccccaccttggcctcccaaagtgctgggattacaggggtgagctaccacgccaggcctggtttttagatttttaattctgaaaaatgaaattttgtgacacgtaaaaattacatgaaattcagaCTTCAGTTTGAAtataataaagctttattggaagaCATCCATAATTACTTCtttatatattgtctatggctCTATTTGTGCTTTGATGGCACAATTAAGTAGTTGTAATAGAGACCATATGGTTCACAAAACCCcagatatttactatctggtcttTGTTACAGAGTTTGACCACCCTGcactagactataagctccaGGAGGGTGGGGACCCAATCTCATTAGAGcaagcatccccaaactatggcccgtggactgcatgcggccccctgaggccatttatccggccccctgccgcacttcaggaaggggcacctctttcattggtgatcagtgagaggagcacagtatgtggtggccctccatcggtctgagggacagtgaactggccccctgtgtaaaaggtttggggacgcctgcattagatCTTATATCCCCAGGGCTTCACACAGGGGCTGGCACATAATGGAAGTTCATACAATCAAAAAAGCTCTGTAGAGTTCCCCATCTAGAGGCAGTATATCTGGTGTTTAAGAAGATGGATTCTAGAGTCAGACAACATTGGGTTTCAATCCGTCTTCCTCCATGCACTAGCTATGTGACACTGAGAAATTCAATCTCTCCAGGACTTTTTTTCACCATCTGTAACATACCAGGGAAACAGTAGTGCCAATTTGTTGTAGACATTAAAATCAGATGATGTAGGCAAAGATATCTTCTATAAGTGCTaaataaacattagctattatcatcattatccATACATAGTATGACCTCCCATATGCCTCTGTAGATTAGACTTTAGGTCTCCGAAGAGACCCGGATATACTTCATTCACCCCTTCCACCTCCCTCACCTCTCAGGCCCCAGAAATTCCCAGTCCACATCCTcagcaaaacagaaaatagagcCTCAAAGCAATCGAGTGACTTGTTCCCAGGATACCCATGGTACAGCCAGATCTGGCACCAGGGCCTTTAGATGCTGCCCATGCCCCAGTCAGGCCCAGATCAATAACAATGAGTCATTGGTTATGTACTTGGATGGTTTTAATCATGAGCCAGGACTGTGCATTTGGGGCCTTTTCTGTCACTGCATTTCTCAAATGGAGAATTAGCAGTTTGATTAATTACCCCCCTAGACCTTAAGGCCATTTCTAAGCTGCTAATGCATTTCCAAGGAGCAGCAATAACATATAGCAAAGCGGTGGGCTGGGGAGGCGCCAAGCCTGCCTCGTGCCAAGACGGCTGCCTGGATCCAGAACTCCACTCCATCAGCCTTCTAGCAGGGAACAGATGGCACACTGAAAAGGGGTGATTGAGGACACTTTAATGAAGGAGTTTGTATACAGAGGTGTGAGCAGGGTGAAGGGAATGGAGAAGCACCCCAGGCTAGCAGCAGCTGGAAGCCACTACCACCCCAAGCCTGGAGGGAGCTGTTTGGGAAGGAGTGAGAGTCTGTAGCTATGGAAAAGGGCATCTAAAGGAGTTGCAGTCTTTGGTAAAGGCAGGCGTGATGGAGATGAGTGGGGAGTGCACCTGAAGGAACCAGTGGCCTCTGTGCAGCCGCCTACGGCCACACACACAGGAGCTCTCCCAAAGGAACCAGGCTCAGCAATGCCTGTGCCTGTAGCCAGACCCCTCTGCCCATCCACAGGCTCCCATTTGCCAGCAGTTTGTCTCCCTGTTAGCAGGGTGAGCATGCCCTTCACCCCATCCAAGGACTTCACTGGAAAACAAGGCAGTTACGCACTCAGAGACTGACTTGCATGTTCTCAGCTGGGGAAGACTTGGCAGTCTGGAGACAGTTTTGATTGTCATTACTTGAGCTCCCTGCATCTAGTaggtagaagccagggatgctgctaaacgtACTACAGTGCACGGGGCAGCCCCAACAACACAGAGTTGCCCAGATAAAATGTCCatagtggccgggcacggtggctcacgcctataaccccagcactttgggaggccgaggcaggcagattgcctgagcaacacggtgaaaccacgtctatactaaaatacaaaaaattagccgggagtggcagtgggcacctgtagtcccagctacttgggaggttgaggcaggagcatggcttgaacccgggaggcagaagttgtagtgagccgagatcgcgccactgcacttaagcgtgggccacagagtgacactccatctccaaagggaaaaaaagtcaatAGTGCCGAGGTGAGAGAACCTGTTTTCAACTAATGAGTCTGGCCTCCTGTCACAGGTCTggcctccttctctgtctctccctcagcctccacctgGGCACTTTCTAGCACCCTCCTAGTCCAGCCCCAGCTGGAGCAGCTCCCAGCCCTCTCTCAACACTACCCACCGTGGGCTGACTCTCAGTGGTGACCCCCAGTGCCTTGGTCTCTTCCTCTGCCCGACATTGGCTATTCCCTGATATTCCCATCTCACTCCCAGGCTGCAGACCATCCTTCCACAGCCCCACCCAGCCCTGACTTCAGGCTCTTCTATCTACACCCCACCCTCTCCCATTCCTCTCTAAGGCCATCTGTCCTCCAGACCCTGTTCCCAGAACCCCCTCCAGCTCCAACCCCCTCCCCccaatttttctctctcccaatGGATTATCTTCAGGTTCACCATTTCTGAACATCACAGAACAAAGTAAACTTTGTTTGAGCTAGCCAAGGTCACATTCAAagctatttattcttttttttttgagacgaagcctggctctgtcacccaggctgcagtgcaatggtgtgatctcggctcactgcaacttctgcgtcctaggttcaagtgattctcctgccccagcctcccaagtagctgggactacaaatgtgtgccaccacaactggctactttttttgtatttttagcagagatggggtttcaccatgttggccaggctggcctcaacctcctgacctcatggatccacctgccttgacccaaagtgccgggatgacaggcgcgagccacctcgcccagcctgccATTTATACTCTTTCCCCAGCTCTGTCCCTGAGGGACCTTCTCCCCCCACTTCTGTGGCGTTCTCTCCACACAAAACCCACTTGCTGTTATCACACTGATACTGCGGCCGGGGAACCGCTGAGCCAGTGTCTTGCACAGGCTCCTTTGGCTGAGAATCGAGGAAGGCCTGCCAACAGCAAGCTCACCTGAGGTCCCCGGGGAGAGGGCACCTTGATGGGCAGAGCCTGAAGGAGGCAGTGGCCAAGGCCATGTGGGGCTCTCCCAGTGCCAGGGAGGTCACAGGCGAGGGAGCTGACCCTGCCAGGTGGCCCCTGAACAGGATCCCTCCTTGCCCTGTCACCTCCCCTTACCCCTACCAAGGCTGAGGTGAAGCAGTGGGAAGGACCCAGCTCTTCAGTCCTGAGATGGAGCTGCTGAGGTCCAGACTGACCAGCATACACAGCCACCATCACTGCTCCCCGCAGACGCACTTCAAAACCCAGAAAAGCAAGCAAGGCAAGTGGCCCCCAGACCCCAGGCCTGATCACCCCGCCTCCCAGTCTGTCCAGTGTCTCCACCCTCCAGGTCCGCCACCAGCCACTGAGCCACAACCCCTGGGCCAGCGGCAGTAGGAGGGCTAGGGCCAGGCCAGGCAGGAGTGGGGTGGCTTCCCTGGCCTCATTGCAGCCCCACAAGCTCAGTGATCGGCGGGGCCTGCACCATGAACTCCTCATAGCGCTGGAGAAACAGCCGGAAGCGAGCCAGGTACGAGTCCTCATTGTATGGTAGCTGCTTCTCACGGAGGAACTGGGACACCACAGGCTTCACCTGGGGGAcaggagagggcaggagaggggcctGTGAGCTGGGTCTGTGGGCAGGTCCATCACCCCATGGGGGGTGTCTTcttcccacccccagctcctgTCTGCCTTGTTCCATGATTCTCCGGAGGAGCGGAAGGGCTTAAGTCAGAGAATTCTTGTCCccacccagcagaagaaaggagtggCTTCTTCCTAACATCCAGGGATCCTGACTGCATGACAGCCCTCCTTGGCACAGGGGGCTAAAAACCAGAGCTCCCTTTTACCaagcacctaccatgtgccaaaCATTTCAGATCTATTTCTCCATTTCATCCTCAAAGCCTGTCAACATAAGCCCTgctactcccattttacagaagagaaagctgaggcccagaggcaTTCAGTTCACTTGTCCAGAGTCGCACTGCTATTAAGAAACCtgggagccgggcgtggtggctcaagcctgtaatcccagcactttgggaggctgaggcgggtggatcatgaggccaagagatcgagacgatcctggtcaacatggtgaaaccctgtctctactaaaaatacaaaacattagctgggcatggtggcgtgtgcctgtaatcccagctactcaggaggctgaggcaggagaattgcttgaacccaggaggcagaggttgcggtgagctgagatcgtgccattgcactccagcctgggtaacaagagtgaaactccgtctcaaaaaaaaaaaaagaaaagaaaagaaaagaaacctgggTATCTCTGATCTGAAACTCATGCTGCTGCAGATACACTGGCTGCCCTTCCTAGGTGACCTCTGACCAGGCCAGATGGGGAACTTGGCGTTCAGGTGAATCCTGAAGGTTCTTCCCTCCCCCtgctaccttttatttatttattattattttttttttttgaaacagggtctcactctgtcgcccaggctggagtgcagtggcatgattatggttcactgcagcctcaacctccccaggctcaggtggtcatgactcagtttcccaagtagctgggaccacaagcatgtgccaccacacccagctcatttttgtatttttttggagagacagggtttcaccatgttgcccaggctgctctcgaactcctgggctcaagcaatcagcccgcctcggcctcccaatgggccaggattataggcatgagcaaccccGCTGGGCCAAAGAATCTTCCCTTCCACCCTCTAACGGTCCCTTCATTCCAGCGCCCCCAGCCCAGACCTCGACTACCTTGAGGCACATGTTGTCAGAGAGCCTGGGGAAGAGGTGGTGTTCCACGTGGCAGCTGATGATCGAGTGCCCGAACGCCCAGTCCAGCACCGGCAGCCGGGCCAGGTTCAGCACCCCCAGGCTCATCATGTGGATCCGGCGGGGCTTGTTGTCCCGGGAGAACATGGGCAGCCCAATGTGCTGTGACAGACACGTGGATCACGCCAGGCAGCATggacctccccaccccatgccagGTGTCCTGGGACCTCGTGCTACCTAGAGGGCTCTTCTGTCCCCTACCACCTGGTGGAAGGGCCCCTAGCCTGGTTCCGATGCTGACCTTGTCTCCTGCACTGAGTCTCATCATTCTCTGCTCCTCCCTCCCCATCTGGACAGTTGGTCTTAGCCCAGGCACCTCTCAGGGCATGTGGTTCCCTCATGCTCTCAACTGCCTACCACTCACTCCTCACACCTTTGCCTCATCCCGGAGAGACTCTTCCTGCTCTGTTCACCAATCAAGACCCTACTCGTCATTCAAGGTCAAGTTTCACAGGCAGTGTCAAGTGCTTCCTCTGCCAGGTGCTGTCCTAGGTCGGGAACTCAGAGGTGACCAGGAGCCTCGGTGGATGCAGGACAGGACACAAGTATGGGATTAAGTAATTAAGTAGTTAACAGCAGCTGTGGTAAGTGCTGGACAGGGAGGTACAGGAAGCGCTTCTCTGGCGCCTTCCctgggcagggagcagggagatGTCCCCGTGGAAATGACGCCGGAACTGGATGCTGAGCCCTGGCCTCCCATGAAGAACTCCACCTCCAGTGCcttcatctgcctgccttggggcATTCACTGGGGCTTTTATCTCCTACCACGTGGGCATCCGTGAATGGAGGGAGGCATGCCGACTGTGTTGAGGAGAAGCTcgattctttttcattttttaatttttttagatggagtctcgctctgtaccccagactggagtacagtggtgcaatttcggctcactgcaacctccgcctcccaggttcaagtgattctcacacctcagcctcccgggtagctgggattacaggtgctcaccactacgcccagctagtgtgtgtgtgtgtgtgtgttttgaggcagagtctcactctgttgcccaggctgtagttcaatggcatgatcttggctcactgcaacctctgcctcgtgggttcaagtaattctcctgcctcagcctcctaccctacccagctaagttttgtatttttagtggagacggggtttcacgccatgttgtccagatgggttttgaactcctgacttcaggtgattctcatgcctcagcctcccaaagtgttgggattacaggcatgagccaccatgcctggccatttttgtgtttttaatagagacggcattttgctaggttggccaggctggtcttgaactcctgacctcaggtgatccacccacctcagcctcccaaagtgctgagattacaggcgtgagccaccacgcccagcagagAAGCTTGCTTCTTACCTGAAATCAAAACTCTTGAATGATCCTTAGAATTGGtgaggggaggtgggaggggagcaCTTACCAgaactgctgttttttttttttttttttttttttttttgaggcggagtttcgctcttgttacccaggctggagtgcaatggcgcgatctcggctcaccgcaacctccgcctcctgggttcaggcaattctcctgcctcagcctcctgagtagctgggattataggcacacaccaccatgcccagctaattttttgtatttttagtagagacggggtttcgccatgttgaccaggatggtctcgatctctcgacctcgtgatccacccgcctcggccacccaaagtgctgggattacaggcttgagccaccgcgccgggcccagAACTGCTGTTAATGACTTAATCCCCTAATCGTGTCCTGTCCTGCACCAACCGGAAGCTCCTGTTCACCTCTGAGTTCCCGACCTAGGATAGCGCCTGGCAGAGGAAGCACTTTGACACTGCCTGTGAAACTTGACCTTGAGTAACAAGTAGGATCTTGACTGGTGAACAGAGCAGGAAGGGTCTCTCCAGGACGAGGCAAGGGCACGGTGTGACGACAGTGAGAGGGAGGATGCCTCATCCCTCAGGTGGCTCCTCTCTCCTCACCCTAGAGTCTAGCCTGCAGTCAGGGCCCCTGGGGAATGCTCCCCTTAGCTGCCCAGTGCCCAAGTTGGGGTGGCCTCACCTGGAAGATGTTGACATGGAGGTAGGGGTGGGCCAGCAGGGATCTGGTGACGAACATGCAGCCCAGGGCTGAGCTGGGGCTCTTGAAGCCTGACACGTTCAGGAGCAGCCAGTAGTGAGAATAAAGGCCCAGAGAAACCAGGGCCAGTGTCCGCAGGGCCGTCCCCAGCTCCACCTTCCTCAGCCGCTCTGCAGGAAGAGGCAAGACATAGAGGGAGGTGACAGGCAAGGCTCCGATCCATCAGGAGCAGCTCCCTGCTAGCTCAGGTGTGCTAAGGCAGTGGCAGGGGACTAAGTGTGTTCAATTCATACTCACAACAGCCCTGAAAAGCAGGGTCCCCCACTGTGTGGATGAAGAAACgaggccaggcatcatggctcaaGTCTGTAAACCTGGCagttcgggaggccaaggcggacagattgcttgagcctaggagttcaagaccagcctgggccatatggcaaaaccctatctcgatcaaaaatacacacaattagctgggcatggtggcacacacctgtggtcccagctactcaggaggaggctgacctcctaggctcaggtgatgctcccacctcagccctctgagtagttggaactacaggtgtgcaccacctggagtgagctgagattgtagcaCTGCACTCTGCAGCcggggcaatagagtgagactctggaggcggaggaggggggtgaagaagaaaaaggaggaggaggaggaagagggaggaggaggaggagggaggaggggaggaggaagagagaggagagaggagaggaagaagaggaagagaaggaggaagaaggagaagaagaaacaaagaaagacagaaacaggAAGCAATCTGATGAAGGTCAAGCTGTGGGATTTAAACCCAGAGCTAgctgctccctccctcctgctccctccaCCGTACAACATCGCTCCCCAGACATCAAAGCTGTTCACATGAAGCATTATTTGTGCAAGGCGGCtgcaaagcactttttttttttttttttttgagacagagtctagcctgtcacccaggtggagttacaatggcgagatctcagctcactaaaacctccacctcctgggtttaggtgattctcctgtttcagtcagcctcccaagtagctaggactacaggcccctgccaccacgcccagctaattttgttgtattttagtggaggggggatttccccatgttgcccagggtggtctcgaactcctcagctcaggccatccacctgcctcagcctcccaaaacactaggattacaggcatcagccactatgcctggcccctgcaaaacatttttatacccaggacctcattttctttcacacCAAACTTGAGGAGCAGGTAGAGGATCCGAGGCTCAGAAAGGTTCAGTTATCTGCCCAGGGTCCCCAGCTagtaggtggcagagccagacttgGCTCTGGGTCCAAGGCTCTCCCTACCCTGCCAGGCGGTCTCAGCAAGTCTCTCTCGGGCCTTCCTCTACAAGCTACCTCCATGAAGCCAGGCAGGCAGCGAGAGCAGAGGAACCAGGTCCATGCAGGGCACCCCAGACCAGGCTCTCTTGGTACTCACCGACAGCCACCAGTGGCGTGGcgacagggaggaggagaggagcaaGGAACATGTAGACGTAGCGGTTGAGGCAAGGCAGCCTCCACGTGCTGGAGTCCCCCAGCCCCACCACATTGGTGTAGGCATGGTGCATCTTGACATGCCCGTGTGTGGCGTGCTCTGCAGTGAAGGCTGTGCATACCTGGAGGAGGAAGCCAGAAAGGATGCTGGGGTTCGtgtcaggcacagtgggtcaAGGCAGAACCTCTGAGAGCCCTGAGAACACCCCTCAACCCCTGCATGTCCAGGGCCGTCCTCCATCACGGCCTC
This is a stretch of genomic DNA from Saimiri boliviensis isolate mSaiBol1 chromosome 17, mSaiBol1.pri, whole genome shotgun sequence. It encodes these proteins:
- the FADS6 gene encoding fatty acid desaturase 6; translated protein: MEPAPSAPQGGEALLRQLEVLVQDVVRTSSWWERHGVDCAILALSLLALPAGFLCLRSENALVFSSGITVLGVCHYTLTVKGSHLATHGALTESKRWSKIWLLFFVEVCTAFTAEHATHGHVKMHHAYTNVVGLGDSSTWRLPCLNRYVYMFLAPLLLPVATPLVAVERLRKVELGTALRTLALVSLGLYSHYWLLLNVSGFKSPSSALGCMFVTRSLLAHPYLHVNIFQHIGLPMFSRDNKPRRIHMMSLGVLNLARLPVLDWAFGHSIISCHVEHHLFPRLSDNMCLKVKPVVSQFLREKQLPYNEDSYLARFRLFLQRYEEFMVQAPPITELVGLQ